Proteins encoded within one genomic window of Sphingomonas cannabina:
- a CDS encoding DUF6771 family protein: protein MTRLDSDLLGTIARAIEEAPLSYRQGLASANDRQRLRAADALAGWIGATLAAPAAHHDVQLALPIDERMG, encoded by the coding sequence ATGACGCGACTCGATTCGGACCTGCTCGGCACCATCGCGCGCGCGATCGAGGAGGCGCCGCTCAGCTATCGCCAGGGCCTGGCATCGGCCAACGACCGGCAACGGTTGCGGGCGGCGGATGCGCTGGCCGGCTGGATCGGTGCGACCCTCGCCGCGCCGGCCGCACACCATGACGTACAGCTGGCGCTGCCGATCGACGAGCGGATGGGTTGA
- a CDS encoding organic hydroperoxide resistance protein, producing the protein MNILYRTQATATGGRTGQARTADGALSVALVTPKELGGSGGEGTNPEQLFASGYAACFLGALKFVASQRKVTIAEDSTVTAAVGIGKRDDGQGFGLDVALTIALPGVDPEVARELVDQAHVVCPYSHLARNGLDVRLSLAA; encoded by the coding sequence ATGAACATTCTCTATCGTACCCAAGCCACCGCCACCGGCGGCCGCACCGGCCAAGCCCGCACCGCCGACGGTGCGCTCAGCGTCGCGCTCGTCACGCCGAAGGAGCTCGGCGGATCCGGCGGCGAAGGCACCAATCCCGAGCAGCTGTTCGCCTCCGGCTATGCCGCCTGCTTCCTCGGCGCGCTCAAGTTCGTCGCGAGCCAGCGCAAGGTGACGATCGCCGAGGACAGCACCGTCACCGCTGCCGTGGGCATCGGCAAGCGCGACGACGGCCAGGGTTTCGGCCTCGATGTCGCGCTGACGATCGCGCTGCCCGGCGTCGATCCCGAGGTCGCGCGCGAGCTGGTCGACCAAGCGCATGTCGTCTGCCCCTATTCGCACCTCGCCCGCAACGGCCTCGACGTGCGGCTGTCGCTCGCGGCCTGA
- a CDS encoding DUF2285 domain-containing protein yields the protein MAAPEARLIWRADLDPAVLRLEAVPTSADDPERVEPSVLRGWLVAVSDGDGIEHAVLTDGKRRIRLEVDGGTLLGDRPVLLRYRLSGVRRVAPPLLALRRFLHLYRHRRFPASLFPPDRQAGRWIAMLRVHDALADGASQREIAEILVGRDRVATEWRGDSESLRSRVRRLVADARRMARGDYLALMVRGCSRARKIDERPGA from the coding sequence GTGGCGGCGCCGGAGGCCCGGTTGATCTGGCGTGCCGATCTCGATCCGGCCGTGCTCCGCCTCGAGGCGGTGCCGACCTCCGCCGACGATCCCGAGCGCGTCGAGCCGTCCGTACTGCGGGGCTGGCTGGTAGCGGTGTCCGATGGTGATGGAATCGAGCACGCCGTCCTGACCGACGGCAAGCGCCGCATCCGTCTCGAGGTCGATGGCGGCACGCTGCTGGGCGACCGGCCGGTGTTGCTGCGCTATCGGCTCTCCGGCGTCCGGCGTGTCGCGCCGCCCCTGCTGGCGCTGCGACGATTTCTCCACCTCTATCGGCACCGCCGCTTCCCGGCGTCGCTGTTCCCGCCTGACCGGCAGGCCGGCCGCTGGATCGCCATGCTGCGGGTGCATGACGCGCTCGCCGACGGTGCCAGCCAGCGCGAGATCGCCGAGATCCTGGTCGGACGCGATCGCGTCGCCACCGAATGGCGCGGGGACTCGGAATCGCTGCGCTCGCGCGTGCGCCGCCTTGTCGCCGATGCCCGGCGCATGGCACGCGGGGACTATCTGGCATTGATGGTGCGCGGCTGTTCGCGAGCACGGAAGATTGACGAACGACCCGGCGCCTGA
- a CDS encoding LuxR family transcriptional regulator, whose product MVLLPLVDDFVRAVGRVQSAPDLHTILAFFTAEMGFHFFALTHHVDMLKAGHTAIRVHDYPEEWAEFFDRSALGPTDPVHRASHVTSVGFAWSELPTLITMTAGDRRVLELAGRHGIGEGYTVPANVPGESNGSVSFAMRAGTPLPRCMRPAAQLIGAFAFEAARKLWRVRTPRTGLPTLTDRQRDCLIWVARGKSDWEISRILGVTEGTVVRHVKQARERYGVQKRTSLLMQTLLDGTISLADAAQWRYSHFWE is encoded by the coding sequence ATGGTCTTGTTGCCCTTGGTCGACGACTTCGTCCGGGCGGTCGGACGTGTTCAATCCGCCCCGGACCTGCATACGATCCTGGCGTTCTTCACCGCCGAAATGGGGTTTCACTTCTTCGCGCTCACGCACCATGTCGACATGCTGAAGGCGGGCCACACCGCGATCCGGGTGCACGACTATCCCGAGGAGTGGGCCGAGTTCTTCGACCGCAGTGCGCTCGGTCCCACCGACCCGGTGCACCGCGCGAGCCACGTGACCAGCGTCGGCTTTGCCTGGTCGGAGCTTCCTACCCTGATCACGATGACCGCCGGCGACCGGCGTGTCCTCGAGCTCGCGGGCAGGCACGGCATCGGCGAGGGCTATACGGTGCCGGCCAACGTGCCGGGCGAGTCCAACGGCTCGGTCTCCTTCGCAATGCGCGCCGGCACGCCGCTGCCGCGGTGCATGCGTCCGGCCGCGCAGCTCATCGGCGCCTTCGCCTTCGAGGCCGCGCGCAAGCTCTGGCGGGTGCGCACGCCCAGGACCGGGCTGCCTACGCTCACCGACCGTCAGCGCGACTGCCTGATCTGGGTCGCGCGCGGCAAGTCGGACTGGGAGATCAGCCGCATCCTCGGCGTCACCGAAGGAACGGTGGTGCGCCACGTCAAGCAGGCTCGCGAGCGCTATGGGGTGCAGAAGCGGACATCGCTCCTCATGCAGACGTTGCTGGACGGAACGATCAGCCTCGCCGACGCCGCGCAGTGGCGCTATTCCCATTTCTGGGAATAG
- a CDS encoding thermonuclease family protein translates to MEPDHGRERSLLPSARRVAFGLAALILATAAADERGRIAYVTDGDTVRLESGERIRIAGIDAPEIHRGQARCRAELARGRAAAEQARALLGGRVVSIARVGRSYDRTVARLRLDGRDVAAELVRIGAARWWPRGRAKPSWCGRAAQR, encoded by the coding sequence ATGGAACCGGATCATGGCAGGGAACGCAGCCTATTGCCATCGGCGCGGCGCGTGGCGTTCGGCCTCGCGGCGCTGATCCTCGCCACGGCGGCGGCGGACGAGCGCGGCCGGATCGCCTATGTCACCGACGGCGACACCGTGCGGCTCGAAAGCGGCGAGCGTATCCGGATCGCCGGCATCGACGCGCCGGAAATCCACCGCGGCCAAGCGCGCTGCCGCGCCGAGCTGGCGCGTGGCAGGGCTGCCGCCGAGCAGGCGCGCGCGCTGCTCGGCGGGCGCGTGGTGTCGATCGCACGCGTCGGGCGCAGCTATGACCGCACCGTTGCGAGGTTGCGCCTCGATGGCCGCGACGTCGCGGCCGAGCTGGTGCGGATCGGTGCGGCACGATGGTGGCCGCGCGGACGGGCAAAGCCCTCCTGGTGCGGACGGGCGGCGCAGCGCTGA
- a CDS encoding type II toxin-antitoxin system RelE/ParE family toxin encodes MATRIVVTPEARDQIDAIYDYIAEAASPEIARRFTDGIVDHLAKLADHPRIGTPRDDLRPGLRTLAHRRRVTIAFIVEDAAVVVIGFYYGGQDFESLLRDES; translated from the coding sequence ATGGCCACGCGCATCGTCGTCACGCCCGAGGCGCGTGACCAGATTGACGCGATCTACGACTATATCGCCGAGGCAGCCTCGCCGGAGATCGCCCGGCGCTTCACCGACGGGATCGTCGATCACCTGGCGAAGCTCGCCGACCATCCCCGCATCGGAACGCCACGCGACGATCTTCGGCCTGGCCTGCGCACTTTGGCCCATCGCCGCCGCGTGACGATCGCCTTCATAGTTGAGGACGCGGCCGTGGTCGTCATCGGCTTCTATTATGGCGGGCAGGATTTCGAGAGCTTGCTGCGCGACGAGTCCTGA
- a CDS encoding type II toxin-antitoxin system ParD family antitoxin translates to MRSTQQFSVTLPNEMAAQVRAKVASGEYASESEVIRDGLRALQARDRAVESWLRNEALPAYDAYKADPQRGLSLDEVKAGLAKRHERAARRD, encoded by the coding sequence ATGCGCTCGACCCAGCAATTCAGCGTGACGCTGCCGAACGAGATGGCGGCCCAGGTGCGCGCCAAGGTCGCCTCGGGCGAATATGCCAGCGAAAGCGAGGTCATCCGGGACGGCCTGCGGGCGCTCCAGGCGCGCGACCGCGCCGTCGAAAGCTGGCTCCGCAACGAAGCGCTGCCCGCCTACGACGCCTACAAGGCCGACCCGCAGCGCGGGCTGTCGCTCGATGAGGTGAAGGCCGGGCTTGCCAAGCGGCACGAGCGGGCCGCCCGGCGCGACTGA
- a CDS encoding DUF2958 domain-containing protein, translating into MILLIPALRARLTANAERARIDEDFDPPPVVRFFNPLGAATWLATELYPDGDTLFGLADLGFGTPELGTFNLAELRAVRLPLGLRLERDLLFASDVPLSVWIEAARRCGSIREAETLLARLRRRAPANDDELPPPGG; encoded by the coding sequence ATGATCCTCCTCATTCCCGCCTTGCGCGCGCGGCTCACCGCTAATGCCGAGCGCGCCCGCATCGACGAGGACTTCGACCCGCCGCCGGTCGTCAGGTTCTTCAACCCGCTCGGGGCCGCGACATGGCTCGCGACCGAACTCTATCCGGACGGCGATACCCTGTTCGGCCTCGCCGATCTCGGCTTCGGCACCCCCGAGCTCGGCACGTTCAATCTCGCCGAGCTGCGCGCGGTGCGACTTCCGCTGGGGTTGCGCCTGGAACGCGATCTCCTGTTCGCCAGCGATGTGCCGCTGTCGGTCTGGATCGAAGCGGCACGCCGCTGCGGCTCGATCCGCGAGGCCGAAACGCTGCTCGCGCGCCTCCGCCGCCGCGCGCCCGCCAATGACGACGAGCTTCCGCCGCCCGGCGGATGA
- a CDS encoding imm11 family protein has translation MDRWRSQSRGRHVNRIYCFEGVDGHEWLLPVDGEEFERFFSLDGRAVQDWDPPEMTLLTHDESGRPRAYSDFPWLGEHAPIFRRRAIERLGDVALRYGQFLPLQGEGDAWLYNVTNVLDALDEERARIVRFDDGSILAIEDYAFKADVIGASEVFKLPMRASPVFVTDQFVARVRNSGLVGVAFTPLW, from the coding sequence ATGGACCGATGGAGGTCTCAATCACGAGGCAGGCACGTGAATCGAATCTATTGTTTCGAAGGTGTCGACGGTCACGAGTGGCTCCTTCCGGTCGACGGCGAGGAATTCGAGCGCTTCTTCTCCTTGGATGGCCGCGCCGTTCAAGATTGGGACCCGCCGGAGATGACGCTCCTGACGCACGATGAGAGCGGCCGTCCGAGAGCATATTCGGATTTCCCCTGGCTCGGAGAACATGCGCCGATCTTCCGTCGGCGGGCGATAGAGAGGCTCGGCGACGTCGCGCTGCGATATGGTCAGTTCTTGCCGCTCCAGGGCGAGGGCGATGCGTGGCTCTACAATGTCACGAACGTGCTAGACGCATTGGACGAGGAGCGTGCCCGGATCGTCCGTTTCGACGACGGCAGCATCCTCGCGATCGAAGACTATGCATTCAAGGCCGACGTGATCGGCGCCTCGGAGGTCTTCAAGCTGCCGATGCGGGCATCTCCGGTCTTCGTAACCGACCAGTTCGTCGCCCGCGTCCGCAATTCCGGGCTGGTGGGCGTGGCGTTCACCCCTCTCTGGTAA
- a CDS encoding MarR family winged helix-turn-helix transcriptional regulator, translated as MTDTSDVPLPLDDQLCYAIYSAGIAVQRLYKPLLDELGLTYPQYLVLNVLWREDAQTVGGIAERLALESSTLTPLLKRLEAAGLVRRARNPDNERQVVVELTARGRALRPRAGCLGEALLKASGQSARQLGELNRGVRRLRDALYDVIGKWGARTPDRAES; from the coding sequence ATGACCGACACATCCGATGTGCCGCTGCCGCTGGATGACCAGCTGTGCTACGCGATCTACTCGGCGGGGATCGCCGTCCAGCGGCTCTACAAGCCGCTGCTCGACGAGCTCGGGCTGACCTATCCGCAATATCTGGTGCTCAATGTCCTGTGGCGGGAGGATGCGCAGACCGTCGGCGGGATCGCCGAGCGGCTTGCTCTTGAGTCGAGCACGCTCACCCCGTTGCTGAAGCGGCTGGAAGCGGCGGGGCTGGTGCGCAGGGCCCGCAATCCGGACAACGAGCGGCAAGTCGTGGTCGAGCTGACCGCGCGCGGCCGGGCGCTCCGCCCGCGGGCCGGTTGCCTCGGCGAAGCCTTGCTGAAGGCATCCGGCCAATCGGCGAGGCAGCTCGGCGAGCTGAACCGGGGCGTGCGGCGGCTTCGCGACGCGCTCTACGACGTCATCGGCAAATGGGGCGCGCGCACGCCCGACCGGGCGGAATCCTGA
- a CDS encoding ArdC family protein, whose product MTSTRLSRAGPGRRKGGARRAASGETDRGRLYVEVTQRIIAELEAGTVPWVTPWSAPDGSAAAAVGLPRNALTGRPYSGINILTLWGELFARGYASQCWLTFRQAIQAGGCVRKGERGVGIVYADRFIPAAERERARDSGDEPKHVPFLRRSTLFNIAQCDGLRPGLAPEPVPLPEREIVPVAEAVIAASGVRVVVQGAQAYYAPGPDHVVVPPQPAFFEQVNYYRTVLHELTHATGHAKRLGRDLGHAFGSKGYAREELVAEMGSAFLCAALGIVPTVRHSDYIASWLEVLRADLSDDPAVRSMAGPRGRAIFRAASLASKAADWLLARHREANADAIAGRIAA is encoded by the coding sequence ATGACATCAACCCGCCTGTCCCGTGCCGGGCCCGGCCGCCGCAAGGGTGGCGCGCGCCGCGCTGCCTCCGGGGAGACCGACCGGGGACGCCTCTACGTCGAGGTGACGCAGCGCATCATCGCCGAGCTGGAGGCGGGCACCGTTCCGTGGGTGACGCCCTGGAGTGCACCCGATGGCTCGGCCGCCGCCGCGGTCGGCCTGCCACGCAACGCACTCACCGGCCGTCCCTATTCGGGCATCAACATCCTCACTCTGTGGGGCGAGCTGTTCGCCAGGGGCTATGCATCGCAATGCTGGCTGACCTTCCGTCAGGCGATCCAGGCGGGCGGCTGCGTGCGCAAGGGCGAGCGCGGCGTCGGCATCGTCTATGCCGATCGCTTCATCCCCGCCGCAGAGCGCGAACGCGCCCGGGACAGCGGGGACGAGCCGAAACACGTGCCGTTCCTCAGGCGCTCGACCCTGTTCAACATCGCGCAGTGCGACGGGCTGCGCCCCGGCCTTGCGCCCGAGCCGGTGCCGCTCCCCGAGCGCGAGATCGTGCCCGTCGCCGAAGCGGTGATCGCGGCGAGCGGCGTTCGCGTCGTCGTGCAGGGGGCCCAGGCCTATTACGCGCCGGGGCCGGACCATGTCGTCGTCCCGCCGCAACCCGCCTTCTTCGAGCAGGTCAACTACTACCGCACCGTCCTCCACGAGCTGACCCACGCCACCGGCCACGCCAAGCGGCTCGGGCGCGACCTCGGTCACGCCTTTGGGAGCAAGGGCTATGCCCGCGAGGAGCTGGTCGCCGAGATGGGTTCGGCCTTCCTGTGCGCCGCGCTTGGCATCGTGCCGACCGTCCGGCATTCGGACTATATCGCCAGCTGGCTGGAGGTGCTGCGCGCCGACCTCAGCGACGACCCCGCCGTCCGGAGCATGGCGGGCCCGCGCGGGCGCGCGATCTTCCGCGCCGCCAGCCTAGCCAGCAAAGCCGCCGATTGGCTGCTCGCGCGCCACCGCGAGGCGAACGCCGACGCCATCGCGGGAAGGATCGCGGCATGA
- a CDS encoding acyl-homoserine-lactone synthase produces MLHILDHAADWREDDRLCRMFAARKRVFIDLLKWQVPVVDDCYERDQFDAPGATYLVLTDPSGAHLASARLLPTMRPHILGDLYPHLCETPPPFGPTVYEITRFCLDRRLRAPARREARNRLVSAIAEFGVWRGVTTYTGVAEIGWLQQILAFGWRCRPLGLPVAERGAMLCALAIEIDAATPARLRDAGIYRPVLVDPVDTGERRHAA; encoded by the coding sequence ATGCTCCACATCCTCGATCATGCGGCCGACTGGCGCGAGGACGATCGCCTCTGCCGCATGTTCGCCGCGCGCAAGCGCGTCTTCATCGACCTGCTCAAATGGCAGGTGCCGGTGGTCGACGACTGCTACGAACGGGATCAGTTCGACGCACCGGGTGCCACCTACCTTGTCCTGACCGATCCCTCGGGCGCCCATCTTGCCTCGGCGCGGCTCCTGCCGACGATGCGGCCGCACATCCTCGGCGATCTCTATCCGCATCTGTGCGAGACGCCGCCGCCGTTCGGCCCCACCGTCTACGAGATCACGCGGTTCTGCCTCGACCGCCGCCTGCGCGCGCCGGCGCGGCGCGAGGCCCGCAACCGGCTGGTCTCGGCAATCGCCGAGTTCGGAGTGTGGCGCGGCGTCACCACCTACACCGGGGTCGCCGAGATCGGCTGGCTGCAGCAGATCCTGGCGTTCGGCTGGCGATGCCGGCCACTCGGCCTGCCGGTCGCCGAGCGCGGTGCGATGCTGTGCGCGCTCGCGATCGAGATCGATGCGGCGACACCGGCCCGGCTGCGCGACGCCGGCATCTATCGCCCGGTGCTCGTCGATCCTGTCGATACCGGGGAGCGCCGCCATGCCGCATGA